A genome region from Myroides fluvii includes the following:
- a CDS encoding Ig-like domain-containing protein, with product MDTLPPVVLKSYPENYSINFDKDEIRIEFDEFVKLKNANQNLIVSPPLKNNPEILPMGSPKKVMTIKLKDTLRPNTTYSFNFGDAITDNNEGNVLPQFKYIFSTGSYIDSLKLEGTIQSAHKLKTDNFVNIMLYDAASFKDSTIYKEKPLYITNTLDSLTTFSIENIKAGTYYAVALKQKTNNYMFNPDQDKIAFIQDTIVIPTDKKYNLVLFKSEEKFAAKRPAQISENKWYLPYKGNKDGVKVKVSKNDSLIQSIYTPLEGKDSLQVWFPKVIANSIHIAVSKDDYLETFTVRPRLKIKEIDTLNITAKNNIIDFKENFTLKSTTPITAINKSLIQIINKDSLPVSFEVQELLAEQKVALVFDKNQEELYSIQLLPQALTDLFGKANDTLKYALKTTKHTDYGNLNLKLSSVKRYPIIVELIDEQEKVHATQLVKEPQVVPFDLLPPRKYYVRIIYDDNQNGKWDTGYYWDKRQPEETFYSKEPIDVRANWDINQDLDLN from the coding sequence ATGGATACCTTACCTCCTGTTGTATTAAAAAGCTATCCCGAAAACTATTCGATTAACTTTGATAAGGATGAGATCCGAATTGAGTTTGATGAGTTTGTCAAATTAAAAAATGCCAATCAGAACTTAATTGTATCTCCTCCATTGAAGAACAATCCTGAAATTTTGCCTATGGGAAGTCCAAAGAAAGTCATGACCATTAAATTAAAGGATACCCTACGCCCAAACACCACGTATAGTTTTAATTTTGGAGATGCGATCACCGACAATAACGAAGGAAACGTATTGCCTCAATTTAAATACATCTTCTCCACAGGGAGCTATATTGACTCGCTTAAACTTGAAGGAACCATACAATCTGCACACAAGTTGAAAACAGATAATTTTGTCAATATCATGTTGTACGATGCTGCTTCGTTTAAGGATTCAACAATCTACAAAGAAAAACCGTTGTATATCACCAATACACTCGATTCCCTAACGACTTTCTCTATTGAAAATATCAAAGCGGGAACTTATTATGCGGTTGCTTTAAAACAAAAGACAAACAATTATATGTTCAACCCTGATCAAGATAAAATTGCATTTATCCAAGATACCATTGTGATTCCTACGGATAAAAAATACAACTTGGTCTTGTTTAAATCAGAAGAGAAATTTGCGGCCAAACGCCCTGCTCAAATTTCGGAAAACAAATGGTACCTGCCTTATAAAGGAAATAAAGATGGCGTAAAAGTAAAAGTCTCTAAAAATGACAGTTTAATCCAAAGTATTTACACCCCATTAGAAGGAAAAGACTCCCTCCAAGTGTGGTTTCCCAAAGTCATTGCCAATTCGATACACATAGCAGTTAGCAAAGACGACTACTTAGAAACCTTTACGGTTCGTCCTCGATTAAAGATAAAGGAAATCGATACATTAAACATCACAGCAAAAAATAACATAATTGATTTTAAGGAAAATTTCACCTTGAAATCGACTACGCCAATTACCGCCATAAATAAGAGTTTGATTCAAATTATCAACAAAGATTCTCTCCCTGTTTCTTTTGAAGTTCAAGAGCTGTTAGCAGAGCAAAAAGTGGCTTTAGTCTTTGATAAAAATCAAGAGGAATTGTATTCAATTCAACTTTTGCCACAAGCCTTAACTGATTTATTTGGAAAGGCTAATGACACCTTAAAATACGCGTTAAAAACGACAAAACACACGGATTATGGAAACTTAAACTTGAAGTTGAGTTCCGTAAAACGCTATCCAATTATTGTGGAACTCATCGACGAACAGGAAAAAGTACACGCTACTCAACTAGTCAAAGAACCGCAAGTCGTTCCGTTTGATCTGTTGCCTCCGCGTAAATATTATGTTCGCATCATATATGATGACAACCAAAACGGCAAATGGGATACCGGTTACTATTGGGATAAACGCCAACCTGAAGAAACTTTTTACTCCAAAGAGCCCATTGACGTACGTGCCAACTGGGATATCAATCAGGATCTAGACTTGAACTAG
- a CDS encoding nitrilase family protein, protein MKLALIQAPLVWEDVPQNTAFFLKQLNQIEPETDLVVLPEMFTSGFTMNPERVFMTMQDKFIEELQSRCKSLDFALTGSIVIKEGEQYYNRLFFIWPTGEFKTYDKRHLFSLAGEEKVYAPGKERLLVHYKGWNICPLVCYDLRFPAFARNVGEVYDLLLYVASWPDQRIYAWDSLLKARAIENMSYVVGVNRCGEDQNDNQYTGHSQVIDYMGQYVIAPQEGITIQYCTLDKAVQDKARNRFAFLKDADHIEVKEKER, encoded by the coding sequence ATGAAACTAGCATTAATTCAAGCTCCTTTAGTTTGGGAGGATGTACCGCAAAATACGGCTTTCTTTCTGAAGCAATTGAATCAAATAGAACCTGAAACGGATTTGGTGGTATTACCTGAGATGTTTACTTCAGGCTTTACCATGAACCCTGAGCGCGTTTTTATGACGATGCAAGACAAGTTTATCGAAGAGTTGCAATCGCGCTGTAAATCGCTTGATTTTGCCTTAACAGGCAGTATTGTAATCAAGGAAGGAGAACAGTATTATAATCGTTTGTTTTTTATTTGGCCCACGGGCGAATTCAAAACCTATGACAAGCGACATTTATTCTCGCTTGCAGGAGAAGAAAAAGTTTATGCGCCTGGAAAGGAACGCTTACTTGTCCATTATAAAGGGTGGAATATCTGTCCGTTGGTTTGCTACGATTTGCGTTTTCCTGCCTTTGCCCGAAATGTAGGTGAAGTGTATGATTTGCTACTTTATGTAGCGAGTTGGCCAGATCAACGCATCTATGCTTGGGATTCACTTCTTAAAGCACGGGCTATTGAAAATATGAGCTATGTGGTAGGGGTAAATCGCTGTGGGGAGGATCAAAATGACAATCAATATACTGGACATTCTCAAGTCATTGATTATATGGGGCAGTATGTCATAGCACCTCAAGAAGGGATAACTATACAATATTGTACGTTAGATAAAGCAGTGCAAGATAAAGCGAGAAATAGATTTGCTTTTCTAAAAGACGCAGATCACATTGAAGTAAAGGAGAAAGAACGTTAA
- a CDS encoding glycine--tRNA ligase produces MAKQDDIFKNVISHAKEYGYIFPSSEIYDGLSAVYDYAQNGVELKRNIREYWWKSMVQMHENIVGIDASIFMHPTTWKASGHVDAFNDPLIDNKDSKKRYRADVLIEDYCEKIHQKALKEIEKAKKRFGEAFDEEQFIATNPRVVEYYAKKKEILERMARGLDTGDLADVKALIEELEIADPDTGSKNWTEVRQFNLMFGTKLGASADTAMDLYLRPETAQGIFVNFLNVQKTGRMKIPFGIAQTGKAFRNEIVARQFIFRMREFEQMEMQFFVKPGEEMKYYDYWKATRLKWHLSLGLGAENYRYHDHEKLAHYANAATDIEFNFPFGFKELEGIHSRTDFDLKAHEQFSGKKLQFFDNETNSSYVPYVVETSVGLDRMFLSVFSKSLQEETLEDGSTRTVLKLPAVLAPTKAAIFPLVKKDGLPEIAQEIIEDLKWDFNVAYDEKDAVGRRYRRADALGTPFCITVDHQTLEDKTVTIRHRDTMKQDRVAIADLRNIINEEVSMKNWLKKMI; encoded by the coding sequence ATGGCAAAACAAGATGATATTTTTAAGAATGTTATTTCGCATGCAAAAGAGTATGGATACATTTTTCCATCTAGCGAAATATACGATGGTTTAAGCGCAGTATATGACTATGCTCAAAACGGTGTAGAATTAAAGAGAAACATTAGAGAGTACTGGTGGAAATCCATGGTACAAATGCACGAAAATATTGTAGGAATTGATGCCTCAATCTTTATGCATCCAACCACTTGGAAAGCTTCAGGTCACGTTGATGCATTCAACGATCCTTTAATTGACAACAAAGACAGTAAAAAGAGATATAGAGCAGACGTTTTAATTGAAGACTACTGTGAAAAAATACACCAAAAAGCATTAAAAGAAATTGAAAAAGCGAAAAAGCGCTTTGGAGAGGCTTTTGATGAGGAGCAATTCATTGCAACTAATCCACGTGTTGTAGAGTACTACGCAAAGAAAAAAGAAATTTTAGAGCGCATGGCTCGCGGTTTAGATACTGGAGATTTAGCGGATGTAAAAGCGCTAATCGAAGAGTTGGAAATTGCAGATCCTGACACAGGTTCTAAAAACTGGACTGAAGTACGTCAGTTCAACTTGATGTTTGGTACTAAACTTGGGGCTTCTGCGGATACAGCGATGGATTTATACCTTCGTCCAGAAACAGCTCAAGGTATTTTCGTTAACTTCCTAAACGTTCAAAAAACGGGACGTATGAAGATTCCTTTTGGTATTGCGCAAACAGGAAAAGCATTCCGTAACGAAATCGTTGCGCGTCAATTTATCTTCCGCATGCGTGAATTCGAACAAATGGAAATGCAATTCTTCGTGAAACCAGGAGAAGAGATGAAATACTACGACTACTGGAAAGCGACGCGTTTAAAATGGCATTTATCTTTAGGTTTAGGAGCGGAAAATTACCGTTACCACGACCACGAAAAATTGGCTCACTACGCCAATGCTGCTACTGATATTGAATTCAACTTCCCATTCGGATTTAAAGAATTAGAAGGAATTCACTCGCGTACTGATTTTGATTTGAAAGCACATGAGCAATTCTCTGGTAAGAAATTGCAGTTCTTTGACAATGAAACAAACTCTTCTTATGTTCCTTATGTAGTAGAAACATCAGTAGGATTGGATCGTATGTTCTTATCTGTATTCTCTAAGTCACTACAAGAAGAGACCTTAGAAGATGGATCAACGAGAACGGTATTAAAATTACCTGCGGTATTAGCACCAACAAAAGCGGCAATCTTCCCCTTAGTGAAAAAAGATGGTTTACCTGAAATCGCTCAAGAGATCATTGAAGACTTGAAATGGGATTTCAACGTAGCTTACGATGAAAAGGATGCGGTAGGACGTCGTTACCGTCGTGCAGATGCGTTGGGAACTCCGTTCTGTATTACAGTGGATCACCAAACCCTAGAAGACAAAACCGTAACAATCCGCCACAGAGATACGATGAAACAAGATCGCGTGGCAATTGCTGATCTTCGAAACATCATCAACGAAGAAGTGTCGATGAAAAACTGGTTAAAGAAAATGATCTAA
- a CDS encoding ComF family protein, giving the protein MFKNLINLFFPKSCPGCATILLTQENLLCTACRTALPFTDQHLSTTNEALGKFYGKVRIQHASCLLYYAKNGIVSNLLHQLKYNNQPKIAFVLGQLYAALLAEAQACPDADFVVVVPMHRKKIRLRGYNQVDGFATALTQQFHIPVHPTVLIKVEQTTSQTTKSFQERITSKPTVFQLQSTPELTGKHFLLLDDILTTGSTLETCARLLLQIPDSKVSILCLAYTK; this is encoded by the coding sequence ATGTTCAAAAATCTTATCAATCTATTTTTTCCGAAGAGTTGTCCTGGGTGTGCGACAATTCTCCTTACACAAGAAAATCTATTGTGTACCGCATGTCGCACAGCCCTTCCCTTTACGGATCAACACTTGTCTACTACTAACGAGGCTCTAGGTAAATTCTACGGAAAAGTCAGAATACAACATGCAAGTTGCCTGCTTTACTATGCAAAAAACGGAATTGTTTCCAACCTTCTGCATCAGTTGAAATACAACAACCAACCGAAAATCGCTTTTGTACTTGGTCAATTATATGCTGCATTATTAGCTGAAGCGCAAGCATGTCCTGATGCAGATTTCGTCGTAGTTGTGCCCATGCATCGAAAAAAAATCCGACTACGCGGATACAATCAAGTGGATGGATTTGCCACCGCTCTGACACAACAATTTCACATTCCCGTCCACCCTACGGTATTAATCAAAGTTGAACAAACAACCTCACAAACAACAAAATCGTTTCAGGAACGCATCACCTCCAAACCAACTGTTTTTCAGTTGCAATCAACACCGGAGCTGACGGGTAAACACTTTCTCTTATTGGACGATATCTTAACGACAGGAAGTACTTTAGAAACTTGTGCCAGGCTATTGTTACAAATCCCTGATAGCAAGGTCAGTATTTTGTGTTTAGCTTACACAAAGTGA
- a CDS encoding YceI family protein: MKKIALFVVAALFSVTSFAQTKWNVDPMHSFLNFSVKHLGISFVDGRFDKYEGTFVGNPEDLTKGTFNFTVDLNSINTSVEMRDNHLKSPDFFDAAKYASMKFDSKSIKKTGKDKYELVGNLTIKNKTKPVTFQLTYGGLLADDGNGNTKLGFQATTTINRFDFDVAYDPTGQAIGKNVDITVNLEFSKAN; the protein is encoded by the coding sequence ATGAAAAAAATAGCTTTATTCGTTGTAGCTGCCTTATTTTCAGTTACTTCATTTGCACAAACAAAATGGAATGTCGATCCGATGCACTCCTTCTTAAACTTCTCAGTGAAGCATTTAGGAATTTCTTTTGTAGATGGTCGATTTGACAAATACGAAGGAACTTTTGTAGGAAATCCTGAAGATTTAACGAAAGGTACCTTCAACTTTACAGTAGATTTAAACAGCATTAACACCAGTGTAGAAATGCGTGACAATCACTTAAAATCTCCAGACTTCTTTGATGCAGCAAAATATGCTTCGATGAAATTTGACAGCAAGTCAATCAAAAAAACGGGGAAAGATAAATATGAGTTAGTAGGAAACTTAACTATAAAAAATAAAACTAAACCGGTAACCTTTCAATTGACTTATGGTGGTTTGTTAGCAGATGATGGAAATGGAAATACAAAACTGGGTTTCCAAGCCACTACGACAATTAACCGTTTTGACTTTGATGTAGCCTATGATCCAACAGGACAGGCGATTGGAAAAAACGTTGATATTACAGTGAATTTAGAATTTAGTAAGGCTAACTAA
- a CDS encoding lipocalin-like domain-containing protein: MRLTKMTLAIAFVAIAFASCKDQKEAPVTEETTTTEVVEEVTAPVAVDTQVLVASWTQPNPINDKEVQGFELKEDGTAASINMATLKTNKWWVEGDKLFLAQESIGNGTSSVDTVSYQFEVVDGTTLNLINGESKDSFTKK; this comes from the coding sequence ATGAGATTAACAAAAATGACTTTAGCTATCGCATTTGTAGCTATCGCTTTCGCTTCTTGTAAAGACCAAAAAGAAGCTCCTGTGACTGAAGAAACAACAACTACTGAAGTAGTAGAAGAAGTTACAGCACCTGTGGCTGTAGACACTCAAGTATTGGTTGCTTCTTGGACACAACCTAACCCTATTAATGACAAAGAAGTACAAGGTTTCGAATTAAAAGAAGACGGAACAGCTGCTTCAATTAATATGGCTACACTGAAAACAAACAAGTGGTGGGTAGAAGGAGATAAATTGTTCTTAGCGCAAGAAAGCATCGGTAATGGTACGTCAAGTGTTGACACTGTATCATACCAATTTGAGGTGGTTGATGGTACAACCTTAAACCTAATTAACGGTGAGTCTAAAGACTCTTTCACTAAAAAATAA
- a CDS encoding efflux RND transporter periplasmic adaptor subunit, with product MSILYKTIRPFSIAILGIFVSTSFVQCKENETTPEEVVVQEETDIVQLTDAQLKHVELETTKMQEHTIATVLKLNGKIDVPPQNLISVTNPLGGYVKQTKLMPGMHIKKGEQIAIMEDPRYIELQQNYLIAKDKYEFAKLDYQRQKDLNASQASSDKVMQQAQAEMNAQRIAMNALGQQLSLININPNALTYNSISRSVAIYSPINGFVSNTYVNIGKYVNPSDVMFELIDPSDIHLNLKVYEKDLDKLEVGQRVVSFTNNNPAKKYEGEIVLISMDVNTEGTSEVHCHFENFEKNLLPGMYMNAEIDTHSSLSKALPEESVVYFEGKHFIFIETGKQTYQLTAVQVGETENGFTAILNAEDFINKTIVSKGAYTLLMKLRNTEEEE from the coding sequence ATGTCTATCCTATATAAAACTATTCGCCCTTTTTCTATTGCAATACTAGGGATCTTTGTATCTACGAGCTTCGTTCAATGTAAGGAAAATGAAACAACCCCAGAAGAGGTAGTCGTTCAAGAAGAAACGGACATCGTACAATTAACGGATGCTCAGCTGAAACACGTGGAACTAGAAACCACAAAAATGCAAGAGCACACCATTGCCACAGTCTTAAAGTTAAACGGGAAAATTGATGTTCCCCCACAGAATTTAATCTCGGTAACCAATCCATTAGGAGGCTATGTAAAACAGACCAAATTAATGCCGGGAATGCACATCAAAAAAGGAGAGCAAATTGCCATCATGGAAGACCCGCGCTATATTGAATTACAACAAAACTACCTTATTGCCAAAGACAAGTATGAGTTTGCTAAATTGGACTACCAACGTCAGAAAGATTTAAATGCAAGTCAGGCTAGTAGCGACAAAGTCATGCAACAAGCCCAAGCAGAAATGAATGCACAGCGCATTGCGATGAATGCGCTGGGACAACAGTTGAGTTTGATTAACATCAATCCCAATGCATTAACCTACAATTCCATTAGTCGATCCGTTGCTATTTACAGCCCAATCAACGGTTTTGTAAGCAACACCTATGTCAATATTGGAAAATATGTAAACCCTTCGGATGTGATGTTTGAGTTAATCGACCCTTCTGATATCCACTTAAATCTGAAGGTGTACGAAAAAGATTTAGACAAATTAGAAGTCGGACAACGCGTGGTGAGCTTTACCAACAACAATCCTGCAAAAAAATACGAAGGAGAAATTGTACTCATTAGCATGGACGTCAATACAGAGGGAACCTCAGAAGTACACTGTCACTTTGAGAATTTCGAGAAAAATCTTTTACCTGGGATGTATATGAATGCAGAAATTGATACACATTCATCGCTAAGCAAAGCACTGCCCGAAGAAAGCGTGGTTTACTTTGAAGGCAAACACTTCATTTTTATCGAGACGGGTAAACAAACCTATCAGCTAACAGCAGTTCAAGTTGGCGAAACGGAAAATGGATTTACCGCCATTCTCAATGCAGAGGATTTCATCAATAAAACCATTGTTTCAAAAGGAGCCTATACCCTACTGATGAAACTAAGAAATACAGAAGAGGAAGAATAA
- a CDS encoding YchJ family protein, which yields MECPCGSGSTLETCCMPFLKGKQVPTTAEALMRSRYTAYVLANAKYLIETTHPSLRHLYSKKSILQWASENQWVRLEIVSVFDLRIVFRAYFKDPSGQQQQHYEDSTFEMLGGRLYYVSGIFEE from the coding sequence ATGGAATGTCCTTGTGGAAGTGGATCTACACTCGAAACTTGTTGTATGCCTTTTCTCAAAGGAAAACAGGTTCCAACAACAGCAGAAGCCTTAATGCGTTCGCGTTATACTGCTTATGTATTGGCTAATGCGAAATACCTGATCGAAACAACACATCCGAGTTTACGTCATTTGTATAGTAAGAAGTCCATTTTGCAATGGGCAAGTGAAAACCAATGGGTGCGATTGGAGATTGTTTCAGTTTTCGATTTGCGCATTGTTTTTCGCGCTTATTTCAAGGATCCAAGTGGACAGCAACAGCAACATTATGAAGATTCTACCTTTGAAATGCTCGGCGGGAGGTTATACTATGTTTCAGGTATCTTCGAAGAATAG
- a CDS encoding lipocalin-like domain-containing protein → MKTKQTVLALAFVALAFASCKDQKEATVVEETTTVTEQPAPEVDAAQALVGIWTQANQANPSVQQGFELKADGAMVAVNDPALVFTKWKLVDNTLVFESEVTNNDPASVKVSTLKYELAEGKTLTLEVEGTIQAFTKQ, encoded by the coding sequence ATGAAAACAAAACAAACTGTACTCGCATTAGCTTTTGTAGCTCTTGCATTCGCTTCTTGTAAAGATCAAAAAGAAGCAACCGTAGTGGAAGAAACTACAACAGTAACAGAACAACCCGCTCCAGAAGTGGATGCTGCCCAAGCATTAGTTGGAATTTGGACACAAGCGAACCAAGCAAATCCAAGTGTACAACAAGGCTTTGAATTGAAAGCAGACGGGGCAATGGTGGCTGTAAATGATCCAGCCCTGGTATTTACCAAATGGAAACTAGTGGATAACACCCTTGTTTTTGAAAGCGAAGTTACCAACAACGATCCTGCTTCAGTAAAGGTTAGCACCTTAAAATATGAATTGGCAGAGGGCAAAACCCTTACACTTGAAGTTGAGGGAACTATCCAAGCCTTTACCAAACAATAA
- a CDS encoding NAD(P)H-binding protein, whose amino-acid sequence MRAVIIGATGAVGKVLVRQLLCDERYHFVEIFVRNPWDIQHPKLICHVVDFEKMGQWHHLIEGDVAFSCLGTTKKQAGGKTNQWHIDYDYVVQFAKYCKAKSMQTFVLVSSKGADYRSKVFYLYLKGRIEQAIAQLHFSRTIIIRPSSLIRPNSKRKGEEIGVKILTFLNRMGMFKSYSPVSVSKVADRIRNAAVEHVTYNLVVIENDEI is encoded by the coding sequence ATGAGAGCTGTAATTATTGGCGCCACAGGAGCCGTTGGAAAAGTATTAGTCCGTCAACTATTGTGTGATGAGCGCTATCATTTTGTCGAAATTTTCGTGCGAAACCCTTGGGATATTCAACATCCGAAGCTGATTTGCCATGTCGTTGATTTTGAGAAAATGGGACAATGGCACCATCTCATAGAAGGAGATGTCGCGTTTAGCTGTTTGGGAACCACTAAAAAGCAAGCAGGAGGAAAAACCAACCAATGGCATATTGATTATGACTATGTGGTTCAATTTGCCAAATACTGCAAGGCAAAATCCATGCAAACGTTCGTTCTAGTCTCATCAAAAGGAGCAGATTACCGCAGTAAGGTTTTTTATCTCTATCTCAAAGGGCGAATTGAACAAGCCATTGCTCAATTGCATTTTAGTCGAACGATTATCATTAGACCAAGTTCGCTGATTCGGCCAAATTCCAAGCGCAAAGGAGAAGAAATAGGAGTAAAAATCTTGACTTTTTTAAATCGAATGGGGATGTTCAAATCTTATTCCCCAGTATCAGTCTCTAAAGTAGCAGATCGAATTCGCAATGCAGCCGTTGAACATGTAACGTATAATCTAGTAGTAATTGAAAATGATGAAATATAA